The nucleotide window GCCCGTCGCAGAGCCGGGCGACGGCGGGCCGCAGCTGCTCGACGCGGCGGAACGTGAAGTCGGGGATGAGCATGCGCCGCAGCCGGGTGTGGTCGGGCGGGTCCATCATGAAGATCTGGCCGGGAGCGCGCGGCGTGGGCTGCGGGCGCAGGCCCGGATAGCCGTCGCGCGTGCCGTCGGCGCTGAAGCGCGCGTCGGAGAGGACGGCCCGGGCGTGCTCGTGCCGGGTGACCAGCCAGGGGCTGTTGTCACCCCAGAGCGCCACCCTGCGGACGGGCTCCTCGGCCTGCCACTTGGCGTACTCCGGCGGCGGGTCGAGCAGCGGCCGGGTGGTGGGCAGGGGTGGGTAGGTCGTCAATGTGGGGGGTCCTTGCTCTGTGTTCTGTGCGGGGGGTGGGTGGGGGCTGGGTGGGGCTAGTCGAGGCCGGCCAGTCCGAGCAGCAGGGACTTCACCTCGGTCGCCGCGTACGCCTCGCGGGCCCCGTCCGGCGCCGAGCACAGCAGTACGGGGCCGTCGTCCGGGTGGTCGGGGAGTCGGCCGTGGCTGCCGCTGACGCCGGCCGGGTCGAGCGGGACGGTCTGCATGCGGTAGCGCAGCCCCAGCTTCTTGCGGGCGACCTGGCCCACCGCGCGCAGCTTCACGGCGGGGACCGTCTCGTCCCAGAGCAGCTCGGCGGGGTCGTAGCCGGGCTTGCGGTGGATCTCGACCTGGCGGGCGAAGTCGGGGGCGCGGTCGTCGTCGAGCCAGTAGTAGTACGTGAACCAGGCGTCGGGGTCGGCGATCGCGACCAGCTCGCCGGAGCGTTCGTGGTCCAGGCCGTGGGCGGCCTTGCCGTCGGCGTCCAGCACCTGGTCCACGCCGTCGAGTCCGTCGAGGATCTTGGCGACCTCGGCGGTGTCGGCCGGGTCTCGGACGTAGACGTGGGCGATCTGGTGGTCGGCGACGGCGAAGGCCCGTGAGGTCCACGGGTCGAGGTACTCCATGCCGTCCTGGGTGTAGACGTCGAGCAGTCCGGCGGAGCGCAGGGCGCGGTTGATGTCGACCGGACGGGAGGCGGGGGTGATGCCGTACTCGCTGAGCGCGACGACCGTGGCGCCCTCGTTCAGGAAGTGGTCGATCAACGGGCGCAGGGCGTCGTCGAGTTGGCGGGCGTTGGCGATCGTCCCGGGCGAGTCGGGGCCGGTGCGCTGGGGCTCGTAGTCGAGTTGGGGGATGTAGACGAGGGTGAGGTCGGGGTTGTGTTCGTCGAAGACCTGGCGGGCGGCGCCGAGGATCCACTGGGTGGAGGGCAGGCCCGCGTTGGGGCCCCAGTAGGTGAACAGGGGGAACGGGCCGAGCCGGTCGGTCAGTTCGTCGTGCAGGGACGGTGGCCAGGTGTAGCAGTCGGGTTCCTTGCGGCCGTCCGAGTAGTAGATGGGCCGTGGGGTGACGGTGAGGTCGACGTCGGCGCCCATCGCGTACCACCAGCAGATGTTCGCGACCTTGTAGTCCGGGGCGGACTTGCGGGCGGTGTCCCAGATCTTCTCGCCGCCGACGAGCGCGTTGTGCTGGCGCCACAGCATGATCTCGCCGAGGTCGCGGAAGTACCAGCCGTTGGCGACGGCGCCGTGCCCGGAGGGCGCCTCGCCGGTGAGGATCGAGGACTGGACGGTGCAGGTGACGGCGGGCAGTACGGGGTCGAGCCGGGCCCGGAAGCCGCGGTCGCCGAGGGCGGCCACGGCGGGCATGTGCTTCAGCAGCTTGGGGGTGAGGCCGACGATGTCGAGGACGACGAGCCGGTTCACGGGGGTGGTGCTCACAGGTGGTCCTCCTTGAGGCCGAGGCCGGTCAACCGGTCGCGGGCCCAGGCGAGTTCGGCGGCGATGCCACCGGCGAGGTCGGCGGGCGGTTCGGGGAGGACGGACCAGGTGTAGGTCTCGACCTCGATGTGGTCGCAGGCGGCCGAGGCCCCGCCGAGCAGTCCGGTGAGGACCTGGCTCAGCTGGTCGGCGGTCGTGCGCAGCGGCGGTTCGGGATCGGCGTGCAGCGGGGCGTGGAAGTGGACGCGCCAGGGCCCGGTGTCGGTGGGCAGCTCACCGTCGAGGGCGTCCGGCAGATCGTCGGCTCCCCGCACCTGCTCCTCGGCCGCCGGGGCCGTACGCGTCTGGTGCAGGAACCGGGGTTCCGCGAGGCGGCGCAGGGCCGCGTGGGCGGCGGGGTCGGCCGGGTCGGCGGCCTCGATCGCGCAGGACGCCTGGAGTTTGACCACGGGCAGCCCGGCGTCGGCGAGGCGGGTCAGGGCGGCGCCGGGTTCCTCGAACTGGACGGCGAGGTGGCAGGCGTCGAGGCAGACGCCGAGCCGGTCCGGGTCGAGGCCGCGCAGTTCCCGTACGGCCTGGGCGGTGGTCTCCACCACGCAGCCGGGCTCCGGTTCGAAGGCGACCCGGATACGGCGGCCGGTGTCGGACTCGATTCCGGCGAGCCCGGCGGTCAGCCGGTCCAGAGCGCGGCGGGCGGTCTCGGCGCGCTCGGCGGGCCAGGGGGTCCGCCAGGCCAGCGGGAGCGTGGAGATGCTGCCGCGCTCGACGTCGTCCGGGAGGAGTTCGGCGAGCACGCGGGCGCAGTCCAGGGTGTGGGCGAGGCGTGCCTCGTCCGCCCAGTCGGGCAGGTAGACGTCCTTCTTGACGACCTCGCGGTGGAACCCGGCGTAGGGGAAGGCGTTGAGGGTGACGGTCTCCAGGCCGCGTGCGGCGAGTTCGTTCTTGAGTCGCCGCAACTCCCCTGGTTCGTCTACGAGTCGGGTGACGACTCCGCGGGCGAGCCAGAGCCCGATGCCGAGCCGGTCGACGCCGAGGCGGTCGCGTACGGGCTCGGCGTATTCGGCGAGTTGGGCGATGACGCCCTCCAGGTCCTCCGCCTGGTGGACGTTGCTGCAGTAGCCGAGGTGGACGGTGGTGCCGTCCGGGTGCCGGAATCGCATGGGCCGTTCCTCACGCTCCGCCGCGGCGGATGGAGTTGCCCTCGAAGCTCGACTCCTCGTCCGGCTTGGGTTCGTCGAGGTCGAGGCGGCCGCTCTGCCCGTAGAAGGCGACCGGGTTGCGCCACAGGACCTTGTCCACGGTGTCGTCGTCGAAGCCGGCGGCGAGCATGGCGTCGGCCGTCTTGCGGGTCTTGAGCGGGTCCGAACGGCCCCAGTCGGCCGCCGAGTTGACGAGAACGCGGTCGGTGCCGTGCTCCTGGAGGATCGACACCATGCGGTCCTCGCTCATCTTGGTCTTCGGGTAGATCGAGAAGCCCGCCCAGCAGCCGCTGTCTAGGACCATGCCGACGGTGAGTTCATTGAGGTGGTCGAGGACGACGAGTTCGGGGGCGATGCCCGACTCGCGTACGACGTCCAGGGTCCGGCGGGTGCCCGTGGCCTTGTCGCGGTGCGGGGTGTGCACGAGGGCGGGCAGCTCGTGCTCGATGGCGAGCTGGAGCTGGCGGGCGAGTGCCTCGTCCTCCTCGGGGGTCATGGAGTCGTAGCCGATCTCGCCGACCGCGACGACCCGGTCCTTGGCGAGATAGCGGTCCAGCTCGTCGAGGACCGGCGTGCAGCGCGGGTCGTTCGCCTCCTTGGGGTTGAGGGCGATCGTGCAGTAGTGCTGGATGCCGTGCTGCGCGGCCCGGTACGGCTCCCAGCCGAGCAGGGAGTCGAAGTAGTCGTAGAAGCTCTCGGGCGAGGTGCGGGGCTGGCC belongs to Streptomyces graminofaciens and includes:
- a CDS encoding alkaline phosphatase family protein codes for the protein MPAVAALGDRGFRARLDPVLPAVTCTVQSSILTGEAPSGHGAVANGWYFRDLGEIMLWRQHNALVGGEKIWDTARKSAPDYKVANICWWYAMGADVDLTVTPRPIYYSDGRKEPDCYTWPPSLHDELTDRLGPFPLFTYWGPNAGLPSTQWILGAARQVFDEHNPDLTLVYIPQLDYEPQRTGPDSPGTIANARQLDDALRPLIDHFLNEGATVVALSEYGITPASRPVDINRALRSAGLLDVYTQDGMEYLDPWTSRAFAVADHQIAHVYVRDPADTAEVAKILDGLDGVDQVLDADGKAAHGLDHERSGELVAIADPDAWFTYYYWLDDDRAPDFARQVEIHRKPGYDPAELLWDETVPAVKLRAVGQVARKKLGLRYRMQTVPLDPAGVSGSHGRLPDHPDDGPVLLCSAPDGAREAYAATEVKSLLLGLAGLD
- the eboE gene encoding metabolite traffic protein EboE; translated protein: MRFRHPDGTTVHLGYCSNVHQAEDLEGVIAQLAEYAEPVRDRLGVDRLGIGLWLARGVVTRLVDEPGELRRLKNELAARGLETVTLNAFPYAGFHREVVKKDVYLPDWADEARLAHTLDCARVLAELLPDDVERGSISTLPLAWRTPWPAERAETARRALDRLTAGLAGIESDTGRRIRVAFEPEPGCVVETTAQAVRELRGLDPDRLGVCLDACHLAVQFEEPGAALTRLADAGLPVVKLQASCAIEAADPADPAAHAALRRLAEPRFLHQTRTAPAAEEQVRGADDLPDALDGELPTDTGPWRVHFHAPLHADPEPPLRTTADQLSQVLTGLLGGASAACDHIEVETYTWSVLPEPPADLAGGIAAELAWARDRLTGLGLKEDHL
- a CDS encoding TatD family hydrolase; the protein is MRIFDPHIHMSSRTTDDYEAMYAAGVRALVEPAFWLGQPRTSPESFYDYFDSLLGWEPYRAAQHGIQHYCTIALNPKEANDPRCTPVLDELDRYLAKDRVVAVGEIGYDSMTPEEDEALARQLQLAIEHELPALVHTPHRDKATGTRRTLDVVRESGIAPELVVLDHLNELTVGMVLDSGCWAGFSIYPKTKMSEDRMVSILQEHGTDRVLVNSAADWGRSDPLKTRKTADAMLAAGFDDDTVDKVLWRNPVAFYGQSGRLDLDEPKPDEESSFEGNSIRRGGA